The Gemmatimonadetes bacterium SCN 70-22 genome includes a region encoding these proteins:
- a CDS encoding transcriptional regulator: protein MTRSEFLALLNAPEGTRLECKEARARFEFDELVRYCVALANEGGGTILLGVTDTRPRTVVGSQAFSEPGRTEAGIFERLGHRVSIEELIHDAHRVLIVRVPPRSAGAPWSDRGQYWMRAGDALQPMSDDTLRAIHNESAHDFSAEICPDAVLADLAATSIAEFRRRWAARSGNDRILAWTDDELLRNAELTSERGITFAALLLLGATGALGQFLPQAEIVFEYRSSESAGPAQDRLEFREGFLGYHDRLWDRINQRNERQSYQDGFFRAEVATFDEQSIREAILNAFCHRDYRLGASVFVRQFARRLEVVSPGGFPAGITPDNVLDQQNPRNRRLAEACARCGLIERAGQGMNVMFEQAIKQSKPLPDFRGSAGHEVRLTLRGDVSNPAFLRFIERVGAETLSSFDTRDLLVLDSLQRGEATPDALRDRLPRLLELGLIERIGGGRGTRYLLSRRYYSAIGERGTYTRRRGLDRGANRELLMKHLIDVGADGSPFSELQQVLPGLSRGQLRTLLVELRDAGRVRVEGLRRWARWFAVGA, encoded by the coding sequence GTGACGCGCTCCGAGTTCCTGGCGTTGCTCAACGCTCCAGAAGGGACACGCCTGGAGTGCAAGGAGGCGCGCGCTCGGTTCGAGTTCGATGAGCTGGTGCGCTACTGCGTTGCGTTGGCCAACGAAGGCGGCGGCACCATCCTGCTCGGCGTCACGGATACCCGCCCGCGCACTGTGGTCGGCAGCCAGGCCTTTTCTGAACCGGGTCGAACGGAAGCGGGGATCTTCGAGCGGCTCGGACATCGGGTAAGCATCGAGGAGCTGATCCATGACGCCCATCGCGTGCTGATCGTGCGAGTGCCGCCTCGGTCTGCGGGCGCTCCGTGGAGCGATCGCGGACAGTACTGGATGCGGGCAGGAGATGCGCTGCAACCGATGTCCGACGACACCTTGCGCGCGATTCACAATGAATCTGCCCATGACTTTTCGGCCGAGATCTGTCCAGACGCCGTGCTCGCCGATCTGGCGGCAACGTCCATCGCGGAGTTCCGTCGCCGCTGGGCTGCTCGCAGCGGCAACGACCGCATTCTCGCCTGGACGGACGACGAGCTCCTTCGGAATGCGGAGCTAACCTCGGAACGCGGGATCACGTTCGCTGCGCTCTTGCTGCTCGGGGCCACGGGCGCACTCGGGCAGTTTCTGCCGCAAGCAGAGATCGTGTTCGAGTATCGGTCGTCGGAGTCCGCCGGACCGGCGCAGGATCGCCTGGAGTTTCGCGAGGGATTCCTCGGCTACCACGACCGTCTGTGGGATCGCATCAACCAGCGGAACGAACGACAGAGCTATCAGGACGGCTTCTTTCGCGCCGAAGTCGCGACCTTCGACGAACAGAGCATTCGAGAGGCGATCCTCAACGCGTTCTGCCATCGGGACTACCGACTGGGAGCGTCTGTCTTCGTACGACAGTTCGCGCGCCGGCTGGAAGTGGTGAGTCCGGGCGGCTTTCCCGCGGGGATTACTCCGGACAACGTCCTCGACCAGCAGAACCCGCGAAATCGACGTCTCGCCGAGGCCTGCGCTCGATGCGGGCTGATCGAGCGCGCGGGTCAGGGGATGAACGTGATGTTCGAGCAGGCCATCAAGCAGAGCAAGCCGCTCCCGGATTTCCGCGGCTCGGCAGGGCATGAGGTCCGGCTCACGCTCCGCGGTGACGTGTCGAATCCAGCGTTCCTAAGGTTCATCGAGCGAGTGGGGGCCGAGACGCTGTCCTCCTTCGATACGCGCGACCTGCTCGTGCTCGATTCCCTTCAGCGAGGCGAGGCCACTCCCGACGCCCTTCGGGACCGCCTCCCTCGCCTCCTGGAACTCGGACTCATCGAACGAATCGGCGGGGGACGGGGCACGCGCTACCTCCTGAGTCGCCGGTACTACTCGGCGATCGGGGAGCGCGGAACCTACACGCGACGGCGCGGACTGGACCGCGGGGCCAATAGGGAGCTTCTGATGAAGCACCTGATCGACGTGGGCGCGGACGGAAGCCCGTTCTCCGAGCTGCAGCAGGTGCTCCCCGGTCTCTCGCGTGGGCAACTCAGGACGCTGCTGGTCGAGCTTCGGGACGCGGGGCGGGTGCGCGTCGAGGGGTTGCGGCGTTGGGCTCGCTGGTTTGCGGTCGGTGCGTAG
- a CDS encoding RNA helicase gives MTLEELKPNATVRGILPSELATVVGVTWHGSNALTVVYRGPEGRLAEEILYRDDEPRLELVAVGRPWSFDGDGAAFRLVAEAHRIRLAHLFDPVLAVHTSLVDPLPHQITAVYEQMLPRQPLRFLLADDPGAGKTIMAGLLIKELIARGDLRRCLIVCPGSLVEQWQDELSRRFHLPFEILTNDKLEAARTGNWFLENDLAIARLDKLSRNEDIQQKLSAPDCRYDLIVCDEAHKMSATFFSGEVKYTKRYKLGQLLSTLTRHFLLMTATPHNGKEEDFQLFLALLDGDRFEGRFRDGVHQVEVSDLMRRMVKENLLKFDGRPLFPERIAYTVPYKLSDLEARLYREVTDYVRQEFNRADALQNDKRAGTVGFALTILQRRLASSPEAIYQSIKRRRERLEKRLRELELLQRGGAPVAREPAPRLLDADDVEDLEEAPENEVEAVEEEILDQATAASTIAELQAEIATLARLEQLATDVRRSGQDTKWRELSRLLGEIFSSNGGNPGAVGERQPPRGAGEIFPPVPSPRQKLVLFTEHRDTLNYLERQIASLLGRPHAVVLIHGGMGREERRKAQESFLHDPTVQVLLATDAAGEGINLQRAHLMVNYDLPWNPNRLEQRFGRIHRIGQTEVCHLWNLVADETREGDVYRTLLEKLEEARKALGGQVFDVLGKLQFEGKALRELLLEAIRYGDQPEVRARLTRSIANGVDRSHLQGLIEERALAHDAMDASRVARIREEMERADARRLQPHYIESFFLEAFRQLGGNARLREARRYEVSHIPAPVRNRDRVIGTGDPVLPRYERIVFEKELIAPPGQPLGAFVCPGHPLLDATLDLTLERHADLLKRGTVLVDERDPGTEPRVLFFIEHGIQNASLLPSGERRTISRRMLYVEINKAGDTRHLQYAPYLDYRPLKEGEPGCDALLARPELAWVTREVEATAARYAVEHVVPEHVKEVRDRRLELIQKTRAAVRDRLTKEITYWDHRAARLQLDEAAGKPNARQNSQEARRRADDLQVRLEKRLAELEREAQMSALSPVVRGGLVVVPIGLLNQISGVSTPVETTSPDTQASAARARRVIMDVERSLGFHPTDREFEKLGYDVESSDPRTGELRFIEVKGRVSGADTLTVTKNEILYSFNKPDHFILAIVEFLDDERHRVHYVRRPFDRTGITTDFNGASVNFPFAQLVERGEEPR, from the coding sequence ATGACGCTCGAAGAGCTCAAACCGAACGCCACCGTCCGCGGCATCCTCCCCTCTGAGCTGGCGACCGTTGTCGGCGTCACCTGGCACGGCTCGAACGCCCTCACGGTCGTCTACCGTGGCCCCGAGGGCCGCCTCGCCGAGGAGATCCTCTACCGCGACGACGAACCCCGCCTCGAGTTGGTCGCGGTCGGACGCCCCTGGAGCTTCGACGGCGACGGCGCCGCCTTTCGGCTGGTCGCCGAGGCGCACCGGATCCGCCTCGCCCACCTCTTCGACCCGGTCCTCGCCGTCCACACGTCGCTCGTGGACCCGCTCCCGCACCAGATCACCGCGGTCTACGAGCAGATGCTGCCCCGTCAGCCGCTCCGCTTCCTCCTGGCGGACGACCCGGGCGCCGGCAAGACGATCATGGCGGGGCTCCTCATCAAGGAGCTGATCGCACGCGGCGACCTGCGGCGCTGCCTCATCGTCTGCCCCGGAAGCCTGGTGGAGCAATGGCAGGACGAGCTCAGCCGCCGTTTCCACCTTCCCTTCGAGATCCTCACGAACGACAAGCTGGAGGCCGCGCGCACGGGGAACTGGTTCCTGGAGAACGACCTCGCGATCGCGCGCCTCGACAAGCTCTCGCGCAACGAGGACATCCAGCAGAAGCTCTCGGCGCCGGACTGTCGCTACGACCTCATCGTGTGCGACGAGGCGCACAAGATGTCGGCGACGTTCTTCAGCGGGGAGGTGAAGTACACCAAGCGCTACAAGCTCGGGCAGCTGCTCTCCACGCTCACGCGCCACTTCCTGTTGATGACGGCGACGCCGCACAACGGCAAGGAGGAGGACTTCCAGCTTTTCCTGGCGCTGCTCGACGGCGACCGCTTCGAGGGACGTTTCCGCGATGGCGTGCACCAGGTCGAGGTGTCGGACCTGATGCGCCGCATGGTAAAGGAGAACCTGCTCAAGTTCGACGGTCGCCCGCTCTTCCCCGAGCGAATCGCCTACACCGTCCCCTACAAGCTCTCCGACCTCGAGGCTCGGCTCTATCGCGAGGTCACCGACTACGTGCGTCAGGAGTTCAATCGCGCCGACGCGCTCCAGAACGACAAGCGCGCCGGCACGGTGGGGTTCGCGCTGACGATCCTCCAGCGCCGTCTTGCCTCTTCACCCGAGGCGATCTACCAGTCGATCAAGCGCCGCCGAGAGCGGCTGGAGAAGCGCCTCCGCGAGCTGGAACTCCTGCAGCGCGGTGGCGCGCCGGTCGCACGAGAACCCGCGCCGCGCCTACTCGATGCCGACGACGTCGAGGATCTCGAAGAGGCGCCGGAGAACGAGGTCGAGGCGGTCGAGGAGGAGATCCTCGATCAGGCGACGGCCGCCAGCACCATCGCCGAGCTGCAGGCTGAAATCGCGACGCTCGCGAGACTGGAGCAGCTCGCGACCGATGTGCGCCGCAGCGGGCAGGACACGAAGTGGCGCGAACTCTCGCGACTGCTGGGCGAGATCTTCTCATCGAACGGCGGCAATCCTGGCGCCGTCGGCGAGCGACAGCCCCCTCGGGGTGCCGGAGAGATTTTCCCTCCCGTCCCGTCACCTCGCCAGAAACTCGTGCTCTTCACTGAGCACCGGGACACGCTCAACTACCTGGAGCGCCAGATCGCCTCGCTCCTCGGTCGCCCGCATGCCGTCGTCCTGATCCACGGCGGGATGGGACGCGAGGAGCGGCGGAAGGCGCAGGAGAGCTTCCTCCACGACCCCACCGTGCAGGTGCTGCTGGCGACAGACGCCGCTGGCGAGGGGATCAACCTCCAGCGGGCCCACCTGATGGTCAACTACGACCTCCCGTGGAACCCGAACCGGCTGGAGCAACGATTCGGTCGCATCCACCGAATCGGGCAGACCGAGGTGTGCCATCTCTGGAACCTCGTCGCTGACGAGACGCGCGAGGGTGACGTCTACAGAACGCTGCTGGAGAAGCTGGAGGAAGCACGAAAGGCGTTAGGCGGTCAGGTCTTCGATGTCCTAGGGAAGCTTCAATTCGAGGGGAAGGCGTTGAGAGAGCTCTTGCTGGAGGCGATTCGATACGGCGATCAGCCCGAGGTGCGGGCGCGTCTCACTCGATCGATCGCCAACGGCGTCGATCGGAGCCACTTGCAAGGACTGATCGAGGAACGGGCCCTGGCGCATGATGCCATGGACGCCAGCCGGGTGGCGCGGATTCGGGAGGAGATGGAACGGGCCGATGCGCGACGCCTCCAGCCGCATTACATCGAGTCCTTCTTTCTTGAAGCGTTCCGGCAGCTGGGCGGAAACGCGCGCCTGCGTGAGGCCAGGCGTTACGAGGTGTCGCACATCCCGGCCCCTGTGCGGAACCGCGACCGGGTCATCGGCACGGGTGACCCGGTGCTCCCGCGCTACGAGCGCATCGTCTTCGAGAAGGAGCTGATCGCGCCGCCGGGGCAGCCGCTCGGGGCATTTGTCTGCCCGGGGCACCCGCTGCTCGACGCGACGCTCGACCTCACCCTGGAGCGCCACGCTGACCTCCTCAAGCGGGGGACCGTTCTCGTCGACGAGCGCGACCCCGGAACCGAGCCGCGCGTGCTCTTCTTCATCGAGCACGGTATCCAGAATGCGAGCCTGCTTCCCTCCGGAGAACGTCGCACCATCTCGCGCCGGATGCTCTATGTCGAGATCAACAAAGCGGGCGACACCCGGCACCTGCAGTACGCGCCGTATCTCGATTACCGGCCGCTGAAGGAAGGGGAACCCGGTTGCGATGCCTTGCTCGCCCGACCCGAATTGGCCTGGGTGACGCGCGAGGTGGAAGCGACCGCTGCTCGCTACGCGGTCGAGCACGTCGTCCCGGAGCACGTGAAGGAGGTCCGTGATCGGCGCCTCGAGCTGATCCAGAAGACACGCGCCGCGGTGAGGGACCGACTCACGAAGGAGATCACGTACTGGGACCACCGCGCCGCGCGACTGCAACTGGATGAGGCGGCGGGAAAGCCGAACGCACGCCAGAACTCCCAGGAAGCGCGGCGTCGGGCCGACGACCTACAGGTTCGCCTGGAGAAGCGACTGGCGGAACTGGAGCGCGAAGCGCAGATGTCGGCGCTATCGCCAGTCGTGCGAGGGGGGCTCGTCGTGGTTCCGATCGGCCTCCTGAACCAGATCAGCGGCGTTTCGACTCCGGTGGAGACGACGTCGCCCGATACCCAGGCGTCGGCCGCGCGCGCGCGACGCGTGATCATGGACGTGGAGCGGTCGCTCGGTTTCCACCCCACTGACCGCGAGTTTGAGAAGCTCGGCTACGACGTGGAGAGCAGCGATCCCAGGACGGGCGAATTGCGCTTCATCGAGGTCAAGGGGCGCGTGAGCGGCGCCGACACGCTCACCGTGACCAAGAACGAGATCCTCTACTCGTTCAACAAGCCGGATCACTTCATCCTGGCCATCGTCGAGTTTCTCGATGACGAGCGGCATCGGGTGCACTACGTGCGCCGGCCGTTCGATCGCACGGGGATCACGACGGACTTCAACGGGGCGAGCGTGAACTTCCCGTTCGCGCAGCTGGTGGAGCGGGGGGAGGAGCCGCGGTGA